The DNA region AGAAAGTAAAAGATAGGGGAAGTTAATATAAAAGTTTGGTTTCAGTTACCCCTTCTTTTGGAGCTGGAGACGGGTGGATAAGTAAACTTATCTTTTATTGGATTTTTTGTATAAAAAATTTGGATACTTTATATTTGTAAGTGTTGCACTAATTTTTAATTGAATAGAGTAGGCTTATTTTACCTTCCCAAATGGGGAAACTAACTGATGAAGGGCAGTAATTCTGTCACCTAACTTCTCCTTCCTAACCTGAAATTGAGAAGAAGATATCATCATTTAGATGTGTCAGACAAGTGCACATGCTGAAAATTTGGTTATATTTTGTTGTTTCATTTGGCTGATTTcgattcttcctttctttgtgAGATAGTGAAAAAGCGATGAGCAAGTGAGAAAGAATCATCATGATTAGGATCTGGACAAGCAAGAAAGACAACCATTTTCCACCACATGGTACTTCTGTGTGCTTGTGTGTGTTTGTATGCCTGAAAGAGAGTTGGGTTGGAAGTTTCTCCCTGGTAGCTAGTTTGCATTATACCTTGAAGGTAGGTTGAGATGTAGAGGGTTGAACCCTAGCTTTCTTCATTGCCCCACCAGATGCAGTGGTGCTGTTGCActttgagaaagaaagaaattttaggttaaattaaattcttttcaaaaaagtatatatatagaagCATGAAAGTGAAAAATTGTGTATAAATAAGGCTCATAATTAATGTAAAAACAATTGTCAAGTATGTCTGCTACATCACTTCATTTAATTGAAAGAAGATTAGAGAAAAAAATCAAGTAATCAAGTTTTTGGTCAGAATCCCTTGTAATTCAAACCAAAAAAAGTAAAGGGACTCTTACCTTTAGCAAAGGTAAACTTATAGAAAAAATATGTTTTGTATTGTTCTAAAATGTGGAAGCTTTTCTCTGGATTAATTTAAAGGTGTTAATCAGTAAAGTTTCATGAAAAGTGAGCTTGTCTAACTCATTGACCAAGAGAAGGAAAGTTATACATGAATTCAGAAAAAATAATTATGGATTAATCTCAATTAATCCATGGTGCTATGAAATCCAATCTCTTCCTTACCTCAGAAGATAGATCTGGTGGTGGATGAAGCCTCACATGATCCCTATTATTGTTAGAGAAGTCCAGCATGTTGCTACTAAAACTTGTCACACAGGATTTTGGAGACCAACAAGACTTTGCTGAGTGAAGTTCTTCGTTTCCATGCCCATACACATAGCTGTTTCCCGAGTTTTCTTGTTTAACATCAATAAAGGAAGCATTTGGAGCCTGAGTTAGCATTTGATTCTGAAACTGGGCCATAGCACCCTTATCTTCTTCAGCCACAACTCCACTCCTGTTCGACAATATGCACTGGATCTCATTAGAACTCGGCATTAAAGTGTGCTAAATAACAGTACCAATTAGACACTCAGAAATAAAAGATTTTGATCCTTCCACAACCAAACATGCATGGATATTTTAATTACCAAGCCTAGCTAGCCATGCAATCatatcaagagagagagagacatagAGAGATAGAGAAAGATACATGAGTAGCTGGCTCCATGACTCAGGAACCTCTTGATTTTCTGGCCAAGAAGGAAagggaagagaagaagaagaagaagggggaTATGGGGTGAGAAAGTTGGAAGGAGTGGGAAGGAAAGGAGGAGCTTGTGGTTGTGGAGATGGTGGCCTCATgctattgatattgatattccACCAGTTAGGGTTCCCAGCCATCATTTGTTGCACTGGGGAGCTTTGAAGAACACCTCTATTCATGCcttgttgttcttcttcttcgctTTGAGATCTTACAAAGAAAAGTTCCTTTTTCTCTTTCcctttttttcctttgtttcttGATGTTGAAGCCCAAATACGGTCTTT from Lotus japonicus ecotype B-129 chromosome 2, LjGifu_v1.2 includes:
- the LOC130738993 gene encoding transcription factor bHLH68 isoform X1 — encoded protein: MNRGVLQSSPVQQMMAGNPNWWNININSMRPPSPQPQAPPFLPTPSNFLTPYPPSSSSSLPFPSWPENQEVPESWSQLLMSGVVAEEDKGAMAQFQNQMLTQAPNASFIDVKQENSGNSYVYGHGNEELHSAKSCWSPKSCVTSFSSNMLDFSNNNRDHVRLHPPPDLSSECNSTTASGGAMKKARVQPSTSQPTFKVRKEKLGDRITALHQLVSPFGKTDTASVLLEAIGYIRFLQSQIEALSLPYLSSGSGSTRQQQQQHVRNNVQGEKNSIFPEDPGQLLNENGLKRKATEGQDSQEESKKDLRSRGLCLVPVSCTLQVGSDNGADYWAPAFGGGFQ
- the LOC130738993 gene encoding transcription factor bHLH68 isoform X2 gives rise to the protein MNRGVLQSSPVQQMMAGNPNWWNININSMRPPSPQPQAPPFLPTPSNFLTPYPPSSSSSLPFPSWPENQEVPESWSQLLMSGVVAEEDKGAMAQFQNQMLTQAPNASFIDVKQENSGNSYVYGHGNEELHSAKSCWSPKSCVTSFSSNMLDFSNNNRDHVRLHPPPDLSSECNSTTASGGAMKKARVQPSTSQPTFKVRKEKLGDRITALHQLVSPFGKTDTASVLLEAIGYIRFLQSQIEALSLPYLSSGSGSTRQQQQQHVQGEKNSIFPEDPGQLLNENGLKRKATEGQDSQEESKKDLRSRGLCLVPVSCTLQVGSDNGADYWAPAFGGGFQ
- the LOC130738993 gene encoding transcription factor bHLH68 isoform X3 — its product is MNRGVLQSSPVQQMMAGNPNWWNININSMRPPSPQPQAPPFLPTPSNFLTPYPPSSSSSLPFPSWPENQEVPESWSQLLMSGVVAEEDKGAMAQFQNQMLTQAPNASFIDVKQENSGNSYVYGHGNEELHSAKSCWSPKSCVTSFSSNMLDFSNNNRDHVRLHPPPDLSSECNSTTASGGAMKKARVQPSTSQPTFKTDTASVLLEAIGYIRFLQSQIEALSLPYLSSGSGSTRQQQQQHVRNNVQGEKNSIFPEDPGQLLNENGLKRKATEGQDSQEESKKDLRSRGLCLVPVSCTLQVGSDNGADYWAPAFGGGFQ